Proteins found in one Enterococcus sp. 9D6_DIV0238 genomic segment:
- a CDS encoding ABC transporter ATP-binding protein, whose translation MAEEKQNRPRRGGGPGQIAPVEKAKDFKGTIKKLVSYIGAYKIPVFFVMIFAIASTVFNIWGPKILSKAITELFNGLIKKYQGTGGIDFEKIGGILLFMLGLYLVASLFGIIQGWIMSTISQKITYRMRKEISEKINRMPMNYFESRTTGEVLSRITNDVDTLGQSLNQSITQLITSVFTIIGVIVMMLSISVKMTGIAILIVPISFILIMIVVKNSQKYFKTQQEYLGVINGKVEETIGGYNIVRLFNDEENSLNEFKEQNDVLFKSAWKSQFLSGLMQPIMNFVGNLGYVAVAIVGGIMAYNGSITVGDIQAFIQYVRNLTQPIAQLAQVSNMLQSMAAAAERVFEFLGEEEEDQTVPNPVKIDKAEGMVDFDHVQFGYTPDKIVIHDFSSHVEPGQTVAIVGPTGAGKTTMVKLLMRFYDVNSGAIKIDGHNIKDFNRADLRKNIGMVLQDTWLFKGTIMENLRYGRLEATDEEVYAAAKAAHVHHFIQTLPGGYNMELNEESSNISQGQKQLLTIARAILADKPILILDEATSSVDTRTEGLIQEAMNNLMAGRTSFVIAHRLSTIKDADKILYMQDGDIKEQGTHDELLAEGGYYASLYNSQFEDLADEN comes from the coding sequence ATGGCAGAAGAAAAACAAAACCGCCCTCGTCGCGGCGGTGGTCCTGGACAAATTGCTCCAGTAGAAAAAGCAAAAGATTTCAAAGGAACGATCAAGAAATTAGTGTCGTATATCGGCGCCTATAAAATTCCTGTATTCTTTGTGATGATCTTTGCGATCGCCTCAACCGTATTCAATATTTGGGGACCAAAAATTTTATCCAAAGCAATCACAGAATTATTTAATGGTTTAATCAAGAAATATCAAGGAACCGGTGGGATCGATTTTGAAAAAATCGGTGGTATCCTATTATTCATGCTAGGTTTATACCTTGTTGCATCGTTATTCGGGATCATCCAAGGCTGGATCATGTCGACGATTTCGCAAAAAATCACCTACCGCATGAGAAAAGAAATATCAGAGAAAATCAATCGTATGCCGATGAACTATTTTGAAAGTCGGACGACTGGGGAAGTTTTATCTCGTATCACAAATGACGTGGATACATTAGGACAATCATTGAACCAATCGATCACACAACTGATTACATCTGTCTTCACCATCATTGGAGTTATCGTGATGATGCTTTCGATCTCAGTTAAAATGACAGGAATTGCGATTTTGATCGTACCGATTTCCTTTATTTTGATCATGATCGTTGTAAAAAACTCACAAAAATACTTTAAAACACAACAAGAATATCTTGGTGTGATCAATGGTAAAGTTGAAGAAACGATCGGCGGTTACAATATCGTGCGTTTGTTCAATGATGAAGAAAACTCTTTGAATGAATTTAAAGAACAAAATGATGTGCTATTCAAATCAGCTTGGAAATCTCAATTTCTTTCAGGTTTGATGCAGCCGATCATGAACTTTGTCGGAAACTTAGGGTATGTTGCAGTTGCGATCGTTGGTGGGATCATGGCATATAATGGTTCGATCACAGTTGGGGATATCCAAGCGTTCATCCAATATGTACGTAACTTAACACAGCCGATCGCTCAATTAGCGCAAGTATCTAATATGCTTCAATCAATGGCGGCAGCTGCTGAACGTGTCTTTGAATTCCTTGGTGAGGAAGAAGAAGATCAAACGGTACCAAATCCAGTGAAAATCGATAAAGCCGAAGGAATGGTCGACTTTGACCATGTACAATTTGGTTATACACCAGATAAAATCGTTATCCATGATTTCAGTTCCCATGTGGAACCAGGACAGACAGTTGCGATCGTTGGTCCAACGGGTGCAGGGAAAACAACAATGGTCAAATTGCTGATGCGTTTTTACGATGTCAATTCTGGTGCAATCAAGATCGATGGCCACAATATCAAAGATTTCAATCGTGCCGATCTACGTAAGAATATCGGAATGGTTTTACAAGATACTTGGTTATTCAAAGGAACCATCATGGAAAATCTTCGGTATGGTCGTCTTGAAGCAACGGATGAAGAAGTCTACGCTGCTGCGAAAGCGGCCCATGTCCATCATTTTATCCAAACATTGCCTGGCGGCTACAATATGGAATTGAATGAAGAGTCTTCTAATATCTCTCAAGGTCAAAAACAATTATTGACGATCGCCCGTGCTATTTTAGCCGACAAACCGATCTTGATCCTAGACGAAGCAACTTCTTCTGTTGATACACGAACAGAAGGATTGATCCAAGAGGCGATGAATAATTTAATGGCTGGACGTACGTCATTTGTTATCGCTCACCGTTTATCTACGATCAAAGATGCAGATAAGATCCTTTATATGCAAGACGGAGATATCAAAGAGCAAGGAACACATGATGAATTACTTGCTGAAGGTGGCTACTATGCGTCACTTTACAATTCTCAGTTTGAGGATTTAGCAGACGAAAACTAG
- a CDS encoding NAD-dependent epimerase/dehydratase family protein produces the protein MKEKIIVTGATGFLGEYVIQELVAQDYDVIAVGRNSKHLAMLVGKYGVTALQLDLSNREQVLKVWPKSVSACIHCAALSTVYGPYTAFYEANVMVTKTVIEASIAAHIPRFVFVSSPSVYAKCRDDFDIKELDPFKDLSKQSYLNYYIQTKIEAEQLLLTYQEQIELVIVRPRGLFGIGDTSIFPRLMEVNNKIGIPLFRKGQGNIMDITCVENVAYALRLCVEKADIQGSIFNITNGEPMPFKLLIERIFDLLGEEVHYRKLNAQLIYRFASMLEGIHYGLKRNKEPLLTRYTVSILAYSQTLDISAAKERLGYTPIMTVDEGIQKYITDYKMKLDR, from the coding sequence GTGAAAGAAAAAATAATCGTTACAGGTGCAACAGGCTTTTTAGGAGAGTATGTGATACAGGAGCTAGTTGCCCAAGATTACGATGTAATTGCGGTTGGTAGAAATAGCAAACATCTGGCGATGTTGGTGGGAAAATATGGTGTAACGGCTTTGCAATTGGATTTATCGAATCGAGAACAAGTGCTGAAGGTTTGGCCGAAGAGTGTATCGGCTTGCATTCATTGCGCTGCACTGTCAACTGTTTATGGACCTTATACTGCTTTTTATGAAGCAAATGTAATGGTGACAAAAACTGTGATAGAAGCTTCGATTGCAGCTCACATTCCGCGCTTTGTTTTTGTATCTTCACCAAGTGTCTATGCAAAATGCAGAGATGATTTTGATATCAAAGAGCTTGATCCATTCAAAGACTTGTCTAAGCAGTCTTACTTGAATTATTATATCCAGACAAAAATTGAAGCTGAACAACTACTGCTAACTTATCAAGAACAAATCGAATTAGTTATCGTTCGACCTAGAGGTTTATTTGGTATTGGCGATACTAGTATTTTTCCTCGATTGATGGAAGTAAATAATAAGATAGGTATTCCTTTATTCCGAAAGGGACAAGGAAATATCATGGACATCACTTGCGTCGAAAATGTGGCGTATGCTTTACGGCTTTGTGTTGAAAAAGCAGACATTCAAGGAAGCATTTTTAATATCACCAATGGAGAACCGATGCCTTTTAAACTATTGATTGAACGGATTTTTGATCTTTTGGGAGAAGAAGTCCATTATCGTAAATTGAACGCACAGCTGATCTATCGTTTTGCAAGCATGTTAGAAGGTATCCACTATGGCTTGAAGCGGAATAAAGAACCGCTTTTGACAAGGTATACTGTGAGTATTTTGGCTTATAGTCAAACACTAGATATCAGTGCGGCAAAGGAGCGATTAGGCTATACACCGATCATGACGGTTGATGAAGGAATTCAAAAATATATTACGGACTATAAAATGAAATTGGATAGGTGA